A stretch of Dama dama isolate Ldn47 chromosome 22, ASM3311817v1, whole genome shotgun sequence DNA encodes these proteins:
- the POLR3H gene encoding DNA-directed RNA polymerase III subunit RPC8, giving the protein MFVLVEMVDTVRIPPWQFERKLNDSIAEELNKKLANKVVYNVGLCICLFDITKLEDAYVFPGDGASHTKVHFRYVVFHPFLDEILIGKIKGCSPEGVHVSLGFFDDILIPPESLQQPAKFDEAEQVWVWEYETEEGAHDLYMDIGEEVRFRVVDESFVDTSPTGPSSAEAASSSEELPKKEAPYTLMGSISEPGLGLLSWWTSS; this is encoded by the exons ATGTTTGTCCTCGTGGAGATGGTGGACACCGTGCGGATCCCCCCGTGGCAGTTTGAGAGGAAGCTCAACGATTCCATTGCCGAAGAATTGAACAAAAAGTTGGCCAACAAG GTCGTGTACAACGTGGGACTCTGCATCTGTCTGTTTGACATCACCAAGCTGGAGGACGCATACGTGTTCCCAGGGGATGGTGCATCACACACGAAAG TTCACTTTCGCTACGTGGTGTTCCATCCGTTCCTGGACGAGATTCTGATCGGAAAGATCAAAGGCTGCAGCCCGGAGGGAGTGCACG TCTCCCTAGGGTTCTTTGACGACATTCTCATCCCTCCGGAGTCGCTGCAGCAGCCGGCCAAGTT CGACGAGGCAGAGCAGGTGTGGGTGTGGGAGTACGAGACGGAGGAGGGCGCCCACGACCTGTACATGGACATCGGCGAGGAGGTCCGCTTCCGGGTGGTGGACGAGAGCTTCGTGGACACATCCCCCACGGGACCCAGCTCGGCTGAGGCCGCCTCTTCCAGCGAGGAGCTGCCCAAGAAGGAGGCTCCGTACACACTCATG GGATCCATCAGCGAGCCGGGCCTGGGCCTCCTCTCCTGGTGGACGAGCAGCTAG
- the ACO2 gene encoding aconitate hydratase, mitochondrial, translating to MAPYSLLVSRLQKALGVRQYHVASVLCQRAKVAMSHFEPNEYIRYDLLEKNINIVRKRLNRPLTLSEKIVYGHLDDPANQEIERGKTYLRLRPDRVAMQDATAQMAMLQFISSGLPKVAVPSTIHCDHLIEAQLGGEKDLRRAKDINQEVYNFLATAGAKYGVGFWRPGSGIIHQIILENYAYPGVLLIGTDSHTPNGGGLGGICIGVGGADAVDVMAGIPWELKCPKVIGVKLTGSLSGWTSPKDVILKVAGILTVKGGTGAIVEYHGPGVDSISCTGMATICNMGAEIGATTSVFPYNHRMKKYLSKTGRADIANLADEFKDHLVPDSGCHYDQLIEINLSELKPHINGPFTPDLAHPVAEVGSVAEKEGWPLDIRVGLIGSCTNSSYEDMGRSAAVAKQALAHGLKCKSQFTITPGSEQIRATIERDGYAQILRDVGGIVLANACGPCIGQWDRKDIKKGEKNTIVTSYNRNFTGRNDANPETHAFVTSPEIVTALAIAGTLKFNPETDFLTGKDGKKFRLEAPDADELPRAEFDPGQDTYQHPPKDSSGQQVDVSPTSQRLQLLEPFDKWDGRDLEDLQILIKVKGKCTTDHISAAGPWLKFRGHLDNISNNLLIGAINVENGKANSVRNAVTQEFGPVPDTARYYKKHGIRWVVIGDENYGEGSSREHAALEPRHLGGRAIITKSFARIHETNLKKQGLLPLTFADPADYNKIHPVDKLTIQGLKDFAPGKPLTCIIKHPNGTQETILLNHTFNETQIEWFRAGSALNRMKELQK from the exons GCTGAACCGGCCTCTGACCCTCTCAGAGAAGATCGTGTATGGACACCTGGATGACCCGGCCAACCAGGAGATCGAGCGGGGCAAGACATACCTGCGACTGCGGCCTGACCGCGTGGCCATGCAGGATGCCACGGCCCAGATGGCCATGCTGCAGTTCATCAGCAGCGGCCTGCCCAAGGTCGCCGTGCCGTCCACCATCCACTGTGACCACCTGATCGAGGCCCAGCTTGGCGGGGAGAAGGACCTGCGTCGGGCCAAG GACATAAACCAGGAAGTGTATAATTTCCTGGCCACCGCAGGCGCCAAGTATGGCGTCGGCTTCTGGAGGCCTGGCTCTGGGATCATCCACCAG atcattcTGGAAAACTATGCATACCCTGGGGTTCTTCTGATTGGCACTGATTCCCACACCCCCAATGGGGGTGGCCTGGGGGGCATCTGCATTGGAGTCGGGGGTGCTGATGCTGTGGACGTCATGGCTGGGATCCCCTGGGAGCTGAAGTGCCCCAAG GTGATTGGCGTGAAGCTGACAGGCTCCCTCTCCGGCTGGACCTCACCTAAAGATGTGATCCTGAAGGTGGCGGGTATCCTCACAGTGAAAGGTGGCACGGGCGCCATTGTGGAGTACCATGGGCCTGGAGTAGACTCCATTTCCTGCACCG GCATGGCGACCATCTGCAACATGGGCGCAGAAATTGGGGCCACCACTTCAGTGTTCCCTTATAACCACAGGATGAAGAAATACCTGAGCAAGACTGGCCGGGCAG ACATTGCCAACCTTGCCGATGAATTCAAGGATCACTTGGTACCTGACTCTGGCTGCCATTATGACCAGCTGATTGAAATTAACCTCAGTGAG CTGAAGCCGCACATCAATGGGCCCTTCACCCCCGACCTGGCTCACCCTGTCGCAGAAGTGGGCAGTGTGGCAGAGAAGGAGGGGTGGCCCTTGGACATCCGAGTGG GTCTGATCGGCAGCTGTACCAACTCCAGCTACGAAGACATGGGCCGCTCCGCAGCCGTGGCCAAGCAGGCGCTGGCCCATGGGCTCAAGTGCAAGTCCCAGTTCACCATCACCCCGGGCTCGGAGCAGATCCGCGCCACCATTGAGCGGGACGGTTAT GCACAGATCCTGAGGGATGTGGGTGGCATCGTCCTGGCTAATGCCTGCGGcccctgcattggccagtgggACAG GAAGGACATCAAGAAGGGGGAGAAGAACACCATCGTCACCTCCTACAACAGGAACTTCACAGGGCGCAATGACGCAAACCCCGAGACCCACGCCTTCGTCACGTCCCCAGAG ATTGTCACAGCCCTGGCCATTGCTGGCACCCTCAAGTTCAACCCAGAGACTGACTTCCTGACGGGCAAGGACGGCAAGAAGTTCAGGCTGGAGGCTCCAGATGCAGATGAGCTTCCCCGAGCG GAGTTTGACCCCGGACAGGACACCTACCAGCACCCCCCCAAGGACAGCAGCGGGCAGCAGGTGGATGTGAGTCCCACCAGCCAGCGCCTGCAGCTCCTGGAGCCTTTCGACAAGTGGGACGGCCGAGACCTGGAGGACCTGCAGATCCTCATCAAG GTCAAAGGGAAGTGTACCACTGACCACATCTCGGCTGCCGGCCCCTGGCTCAAGTTCCGTGGGCATCTGGACAACATCTCCAACAACCTGCTCATTGGTGCCATCAACGTGGAAAACGGCAAGGCCAACTCCGTGCGCAACGCCGTCACCCAGGAGTTCGGTCCTGTCCCTGACACCGCCCGCTACTACAAG AAACACGGCATCCGGTGGGTGGTGATCGGAGATGAAAACTATGGTGAGGGTTCGAGCCGGGAGCACGCGGCCCTGGAGCCTCGCCACCTCGGGGGCCGGGCCATCATCACCAAGAGCTTCGCCAGGATCCACG AAACCAACCTGAAGAAGCAGGGCCTGCTGCCCCTCACCTTCGCTGACCCAGCTGACTACAACAAGATTCACCCTGTGGACAAGCTGACCATCCAGGGCCTGAAGGACTTTGCCCCTGGCAAG CCGCTGACGTGCATCATCAAGCACCCCAACGGGACCCAGGAGACCATCCTCCTGAACCACACCTTCAACGAGACCCAGATCGAGTGGTTCCGCGCCGGCAGTGCGCTCAACAGGATGAAGGAGCTGCAGAAGTGA